The Streptomyces sp. NBC_00306 sequence TGCTCGGTCCCGGTGGCCCGGCTCACCCCGGCGCACGAGCAGATGATCAAGGATGCGCTGTTCGACGCGCGCGACCGCCTCACGCTCGCGACGCGCAGGCTCTGACGACCCGGCTCACGCCCCCGACACACGAACACCGACGGCCCGCTCCCGGCACGCGGCCGGGACGGTCCGGCTCACGCCCCCGACACACGAACACCGACGGCCCGCTCCCGGCACGCGGCCGGGACGGTCCGGCTCACGCCCCCGACACACGAACGCCGACGGCCCGCTCCCGGCACGCGGCCGGGACGGTCCGGCTCACGCCCCCGACACACGAACGCCGACGGCCCGCTCCCGGCACGCGGCCGGGACGGTCCGGCTCACGCCCCCGACACACGAACGCCGACGGCCCGCCTCACGCCCCGACGCCGGCGCCCGCCTCCGCCGCACGGCGGAGGCGGTTCCTCACCACGCACGACGTGCGCACGGTCACGGCCCGGGAGCGTGGAGCCATGACCCGGACACCCCTCGCCCCCGCGCCTCCCGCCGCGATACGGCCGTCACGCGCCGCCGCCGTCCTGCGCGCCGTGGCGATCGTCGCCTGCGTCCCGTACGTCACCCTGAAGACCGCGTGGATGGCGGGCAGCACCATCGGCATCCCCGAGGGGAGCGTCCTGCTGGGGAACCGCGCGACGCTGGGGCTCGCCAACGGCGTCACCGTCCTGATGGACTCGGCCGTCGTGGTCCTCGCGCTGCTGCTCACCCGGCCGTGGGGACTGCGGGTGCGGACCTGGCTGCTCGCCTTCCCCTTCTGGGTCGCCACCGGGCTGCTCTCACCGATCATGGCCGGCTTCCCGCTCCAGCTGCTCGTCTCCGCCTTCGGCGGGACGACGTCCGCCGACACCGCCACCGAGCCGTTCCTCGACGACTGGGTCTTCGGCGTCGTCTACGGCGGCTTCATCCTCCAGGGCCTCGCCCTCGGCGCACTCTTCGTCCGCTACGCCCGCAATCGCTGGGCCGACCTGTGGCAGGGCCGGCTGCGTGACCTGCCGGCCGCGCCTTCCGCCAGGGTGGCGGCCGCCGCGGGTGCGCTCGCCGCGCTGCTGCCGGCCGTCATGCATCTGCTGTGGTTGTGCGGTGCGACGCTCGGCCTCTCCGCCCGCCGGATCGACGAGCGCGCCACCGATTTCCACGTCCTGGAGGGCGTGCGCCTCGCCTTCGTCCTGGCCGCCGTGGCCGGGGCTCTTCTCCTCACCTCCGGCCGTCATCGCGCCTCCTCGCTGCCGGTGAAGGTTCCGCTCGGGGCGGCGTGGGTCGGCTCCGGCGCTCTCGCCGCCTGGGGCGGCTGGCTGCTGCTCGCCTCGCTGATGCCGCAGGACGACCGGTTCAACCGCTCCACCGGTCTGCTCCCTCTGACCTACGCTGTCGAGATGATCGCGGGCGTCCTCCTCATCGGCGCCGTCGTCTCCCAACTGCGGCGGCGCGGCGCGTGACCGAGCGTGCGAGCGGCCTGCTCCGGGCCTGGACCAGGGCGCTGTTCGGGTCCCGGGCCAGGCTGCGCTGGCTGCATCTCGTCCTGGGCGGCGCGCTGTTGATGCCGTACTGGCTCGTCGGCACCGTGGTGATCGGCCCGATCGTCGGCTCCCACAATGCCTTCGGCGGTTCGCTCACCCACCAGTTCGGGGCGTACGCGGTCGCGCTGCCGCTCGCCGCGCTGACCGCGCTGTTCCCGCCCGCCAGGCCGCTGTCGGTGGCGGCGGCGCGGGCGCTGTGCGGGGTGCCGGGGCAGCTGCTCGCGGACGGACCGGCGCACTCGCGGGCGGCCCGGGGACGGACCTCGGCCTGGTTCACGCTCCACATCGGGCTCGGGGGCCTGATCAGCGGTGCCTCGCTCGCGCTGCCGCCGTTCGCGGTGACGCTGATGCTGCTGCCGCTCTCCGGCGCGGTGCGGGAGTGGTTCCGGGCGCCGGACTACCCCGCCTGGCAGCTCGCCCTGTTCCCGTTCGCCGGGATCGCGATGCTCGTGGCGCTCGCGGCCTGCGTCGCGGCGGCCGGCGCGCTGCTGGCACGCCAGGCACCCCTGCTCCTCGGCCCCACCCCCGCCGACCGGCTCGCCGCCGCCGAGCGCCGGGCCACCGAACTGGCCGAGCGCAACCGTCTCGCCCGCGAACTGCACGACTCCGTGGGCCATGCGCTCAGCGCGGTGACCCTGCAGGCCGGCGCGGCGCGCAAGGTCCTGGACACCGATGTGGAGTTCGTCCGCGAGGCGCTGGCCGCGATCGAGGAGACCACCCGGCGTACGGTCGGCGAACTCGACTCCGTCCTCGGCCTGTTGCGCCGGGGGGAGCTGGATCAGGCAGACGAGGCCGCCGAGGGCCCCGTGGCCACCGGTCCCGGACTCGACGCTCTGGACGGGCTGATGTCCCGCAGCGGCGTGCCCGTGTCGCTGACCGCGGAGGGCGACCGGGCTGCCGTGCCCCCGCCCGTCTCGCGCGAGGCGTACCGGATCGTCCAGGAAGGGCTCAGCAACGCCCTGCGCCATGCCGGGGCGTGCCCGGTTTCGCTGTGGATCGCCGTACGCGGCGAGGAGTTGGAGATCGTGATGGAGAACCCGCTGCCCGCCAGGGCCGCGACGGTGCGCCCGGGAGGCGGCCGTGGTGTGCGCGGCATCGCCGAGCGTGCGGCGCTGCTGGGCGGGGACGCCCACGCCGGACCGCACGGCGACGTGTGGCGACTGCACGCCCGGCTGCCGCTGGGCGGTGCCCGGTGAGCGCGGTGCGGATCGTCCTCGCGGACGACGAACGCATGGTCCGCACCGCGCTGCGGGTCATCCTGGACGCCGAGCCCGGTCTGGAGGTGGTCGGCGAGGCGGCGACCGGCGCCGAGGCGGTGTCGGTGGTGCGTGAGCTGCGGCCCGACGTGGTGCTGATGGATGTGCGGATGCCGGAGATCGACGGCATCCGGGCGACCGAGCAGATCCTCGCCACCCTCGCGGACCCGCCGCGGATCGTCGTGGTGACGACGTTCGAGAACGACTCCTATGTGTACGACGCGCTGCGCGCCGGCGCCGCGGGCTTTCTGCTCAAGCGGGCCAGGGCGGAGGAGCTGGTGCAGGCGGTGCGGCTGGTCGCCCGCAGCGACTCGCTCCTCTTCCCGGCCGCGGTGCGCTCGCTCGCGGCCGAGTACGCCCGACAGAGGGCCGCCGCTCCCCCGCCGTGGGCGCAGCGGCTCACCGATCGGGAGGCCGAGGTCCTTCGGCTGATGGCGACGGGGCTGACGAACGCGGAGATCGCCGGGCGGATGGGCGTGGGACCGGCGACGACGAAGACGCATGTGGCCTCCGTGCTGGCGAAGACGGGGACGCGGGACCGCACCCAGGCGGTGATCGCGGCGTACGAGTCGGGGTTCGTCTCGCCGCGCTGAGGGTCCGCACCGGGAGCTCGCGTCCGGGAGGCCCCGCTGAGCCCCGACGCCCCGCCGGGGAGATGAGTAAATCCTGAGAAAAGGGGGCACAGGGGAACGCCCCGCCCCGTTCCGCTCGTCCCTTGCATGGGATGAACAAGACGATCAGGAACGCCGCCGCCTTCAGTCTGCTGCTGGTGCTCGCCCTGCTGGTGCGGGTCACCTGGGTGCAGGCGTACGAGGCCAAGGCACTCGCGGACAACGACCACAACCGACGGAAGATCATCGCGCAGTAC is a genomic window containing:
- a CDS encoding sensor histidine kinase, translating into MTERASGLLRAWTRALFGSRARLRWLHLVLGGALLMPYWLVGTVVIGPIVGSHNAFGGSLTHQFGAYAVALPLAALTALFPPARPLSVAAARALCGVPGQLLADGPAHSRAARGRTSAWFTLHIGLGGLISGASLALPPFAVTLMLLPLSGAVREWFRAPDYPAWQLALFPFAGIAMLVALAACVAAAGALLARQAPLLLGPTPADRLAAAERRATELAERNRLARELHDSVGHALSAVTLQAGAARKVLDTDVEFVREALAAIEETTRRTVGELDSVLGLLRRGELDQADEAAEGPVATGPGLDALDGLMSRSGVPVSLTAEGDRAAVPPPVSREAYRIVQEGLSNALRHAGACPVSLWIAVRGEELEIVMENPLPARAATVRPGGGRGVRGIAERAALLGGDAHAGPHGDVWRLHARLPLGGAR
- a CDS encoding response regulator transcription factor; protein product: MVRTALRVILDAEPGLEVVGEAATGAEAVSVVRELRPDVVLMDVRMPEIDGIRATEQILATLADPPRIVVVTTFENDSYVYDALRAGAAGFLLKRARAEELVQAVRLVARSDSLLFPAAVRSLAAEYARQRAAAPPPWAQRLTDREAEVLRLMATGLTNAEIAGRMGVGPATTKTHVASVLAKTGTRDRTQAVIAAYESGFVSPR